The following are from one region of the Mesorhizobium sp. B2-8-5 genome:
- a CDS encoding sigma-54-dependent transcriptional regulator: MASDILIVDDEEDIRELVAGILSDEGHETRTAHDADSALAAIADRAPRLIFLDIWLQGSRLDGLALLDEIKTMHPNMPVVMISGHGNIETAVSAIRRGAYDFIEKPFKADRLILVAERALETSKLRREVSDLKQRSGETFDLIGMSSAMSQLRQTIERVAPTNSRVMIVGPSGSGKELTARAIHTLSSRKTGPFVTLSAATITPERMEIELFGTESNGTERKVGALEEAHRGILYIDEVADMPRETQNKILRVLVEQQFERVGGTKRVKVDVRIISSTSQNLEAMIADGRFREDLYHRLAVVPVIVPGLAERREDIPYLVDNFMKQIARQAGIKPRRIGDDALAVLQAHNWPGNVRQLRNNVERLMILARGEEADAPITADLLPSEIGDVMPRTPNQSDQHIMALPLREAREQFEKDYLIAQINRFGGNISKTAEFIGMERSALHRKLKSLGV; this comes from the coding sequence ATGGCGTCTGACATTCTCATCGTCGATGACGAGGAAGACATCCGCGAACTTGTCGCCGGTATCCTGAGCGACGAGGGTCATGAAACACGCACGGCGCATGATGCCGACAGCGCGCTCGCGGCGATCGCCGATCGCGCGCCGCGGCTGATTTTCCTCGACATCTGGCTGCAGGGTTCGCGCCTCGACGGCTTGGCGTTGCTCGACGAGATCAAGACCATGCACCCGAACATGCCGGTGGTGATGATTTCCGGCCACGGCAACATCGAGACGGCGGTGTCGGCCATCCGGCGCGGCGCATACGACTTCATCGAGAAGCCGTTCAAGGCCGATCGCCTCATCCTGGTCGCAGAGCGCGCGCTGGAGACGTCCAAGCTGCGGCGTGAGGTTTCCGACCTCAAGCAGCGCAGCGGCGAGACCTTCGACCTGATCGGCATGTCGTCGGCGATGAGCCAGCTGCGGCAGACCATCGAGCGCGTCGCGCCCACCAACAGCCGCGTCATGATCGTCGGTCCCTCAGGCTCCGGCAAGGAACTGACGGCGCGCGCCATCCACACGCTTTCGTCGCGCAAGACCGGTCCGTTCGTGACGCTGAGCGCGGCCACCATCACGCCCGAACGCATGGAGATCGAGCTGTTCGGTACAGAATCGAACGGCACCGAGCGCAAGGTCGGCGCGCTGGAAGAGGCGCATCGCGGCATCCTCTACATCGACGAAGTCGCCGATATGCCGCGCGAAACCCAAAACAAGATCCTGCGCGTGCTGGTCGAGCAGCAATTCGAGCGGGTAGGCGGCACCAAGCGCGTCAAGGTCGATGTCCGCATCATCTCTTCGACCTCGCAGAATCTCGAAGCGATGATCGCCGACGGCCGCTTCCGCGAGGACCTTTACCATCGCCTGGCGGTGGTTCCGGTCATCGTGCCGGGGCTCGCCGAGCGGCGCGAGGACATTCCCTATCTCGTCGACAATTTCATGAAGCAGATCGCGCGCCAGGCCGGCATCAAGCCGCGCCGCATCGGCGACGATGCGCTGGCCGTGCTGCAGGCGCATAACTGGCCGGGCAACGTTCGCCAACTGCGCAACAATGTCGAGCGATTGATGATTCTGGCGCGCGGCGAAGAGGCCGATGCGCCGATCACCGCCGATCTTCTGCCCTCCGAGATCGGCGACGTGATGCCACGCACGCCCAACCAGTCGGACCAGCACATCATGGCGCTGCCGTTGCGCGAGGCCCGCGAGCAATTCGAGAAGGACTATCTGATCGCCCAGATCAACCGCTTCGGCGGCAACATCTCGAAGACGGCCGAGTTCATCGGCATGGAACGCTCGGCGCTCCACCGCAAGCTGAAGTCGCTGGGTGTGTAA
- a CDS encoding sensor histidine kinase NtrY-like, whose product MAAEAPTLNQPLFNQTGARDGRRLLALPGVVAIAGAMITAAISFAILVGATPIAPTAHATWALIAANAVFVLFLIALIAREVRRIVLARRHGRAASRLHVRIVAMFALVAAIPAIMVAIIASITLDIGLDRWFEIRTKTIVNSSLSIADAYVQENARNLQGTTLSMAYDLDASRTLYGLDRGGFLDLLNKEAVGRGLAHAALIKPDGSFVMNAKTDADFPMPEPPSGAVDTASDGKPVLIEPRTRNIMGAIIKLREIEGLYLYTIRLVDPDVIKARQIVRSNTDEYRNLEDNRRTSQVAFALPYLSLTLIITLSAIWTGIAVADRIVRPIRQLIGAADEVATGNLDAAVTVRQSDGDVASLGETFNNMILELKSQRNELLSAKDLIDERRRFSEAVLAGVTAGVIGVDPYGIITIVNRSAETMLAISANATLGQNLSAVLPLVGRVFEIGRQSGKPVYREQVTFFRSGLERTFNVQVTVEAADDGEEEKSYVVTVDDITDLVQAQRSSAWADVARRIAHEIKNPLTPIQLSAERIKRRYGKVITEDREVFDQCTDTIIRQVEDIGRMVDEFSAFARMPKPEMKAIDLRESLREASFLVEVSRSDIAFERDFGSEPLKGTFDSRLMAQAFGNVIKNAAEAIDGLDAQDRSDGTIRIQAGRQDGAIRIDVIDNGKGLPRENRQRLLEPYMTTREKGTGLGLAIVKKIVEDHGGRLELHDAPADFHGGRGAMISIILPPAMIVAAPPRGEGRSEHERETEKVGNGV is encoded by the coding sequence ATGGCAGCTGAGGCTCCGACCCTGAACCAACCGCTTTTCAACCAGACCGGCGCGCGCGACGGGCGACGGTTGCTGGCGTTGCCGGGCGTCGTCGCGATTGCCGGCGCGATGATCACGGCGGCGATCTCGTTCGCGATCCTGGTCGGCGCAACGCCGATCGCGCCGACGGCCCACGCGACCTGGGCCTTGATCGCGGCCAATGCCGTCTTTGTCCTGTTCCTCATCGCCTTGATCGCCCGCGAGGTGCGCCGCATCGTCCTGGCGCGGCGCCATGGCAGGGCCGCCTCGCGGCTGCATGTGCGCATCGTCGCCATGTTCGCGCTGGTTGCCGCCATTCCGGCCATCATGGTGGCGATCATCGCCTCGATCACGCTCGACATCGGCCTCGACCGCTGGTTCGAAATCCGCACCAAGACGATCGTCAACTCGTCGCTGTCGATTGCCGACGCCTATGTGCAGGAGAACGCGCGCAACCTGCAGGGCACGACATTGTCCATGGCGTACGATCTCGACGCCTCGCGCACGCTCTACGGCCTCGACCGAGGCGGTTTCCTCGACCTGTTGAACAAGGAAGCCGTCGGGCGCGGACTGGCGCATGCGGCCCTGATCAAGCCGGATGGCTCGTTCGTCATGAACGCCAAGACCGACGCCGACTTTCCCATGCCAGAGCCGCCCTCGGGCGCTGTCGACACCGCGTCCGACGGCAAGCCGGTGCTGATCGAGCCGCGCACCCGCAACATCATGGGCGCCATCATCAAGCTGCGGGAGATCGAAGGGCTTTACCTGTATACGATCCGGCTCGTCGATCCCGACGTGATCAAGGCGCGCCAGATCGTCAGGTCCAACACCGACGAATACCGCAATCTTGAGGACAACCGCCGGACCTCGCAGGTCGCCTTCGCGCTGCCCTATCTGTCGCTCACGCTGATCATCACGCTCTCGGCTATCTGGACCGGCATCGCGGTCGCCGACCGGATCGTGCGACCGATCCGCCAGCTGATCGGCGCCGCTGACGAGGTGGCGACCGGCAATCTCGACGCTGCCGTTACGGTGCGCCAGTCCGATGGCGACGTCGCCTCGCTCGGCGAAACCTTCAACAACATGATCCTGGAGCTCAAATCGCAGCGCAACGAGCTGCTCTCGGCCAAGGATCTGATCGACGAGCGGCGGCGCTTCTCCGAGGCCGTGCTGGCCGGTGTCACCGCCGGCGTCATCGGCGTCGACCCTTACGGCATCATCACCATCGTCAATCGCTCGGCCGAAACCATGCTGGCGATTTCGGCAAATGCGACGCTCGGCCAGAACCTTTCGGCGGTCCTGCCGCTTGTCGGCCGCGTCTTCGAGATCGGGCGGCAGTCCGGCAAGCCGGTCTATCGCGAGCAGGTGACCTTCTTCCGCAGCGGTCTGGAGCGCACCTTCAATGTCCAGGTCACCGTCGAAGCCGCTGACGACGGCGAGGAAGAGAAATCCTATGTGGTCACGGTCGACGACATCACCGATCTCGTCCAGGCGCAGCGCTCGTCGGCCTGGGCCGACGTCGCGCGGCGCATCGCGCATGAGATCAAGAACCCGCTGACGCCGATCCAGCTTTCAGCCGAGCGCATCAAGCGCCGCTACGGCAAGGTCATCACCGAGGACCGCGAGGTCTTCGACCAGTGCACCGATACCATCATCCGCCAGGTCGAGGACATCGGCCGCATGGTCGACGAGTTCTCGGCCTTTGCCCGCATGCCGAAGCCCGAGATGAAGGCTATCGACCTGCGTGAATCGCTGCGCGAGGCGTCTTTCCTGGTCGAGGTCAGCCGCTCCGACATCGCCTTCGAACGTGATTTCGGCAGCGAGCCGTTGAAAGGCACTTTCGACAGCCGCCTGATGGCGCAGGCCTTCGGCAACGTCATCAAGAACGCGGCCGAGGCGATCGACGGACTTGATGCGCAAGACCGTTCGGACGGCACAATCCGGATTCAGGCCGGGCGCCAAGATGGCGCCATACGAATCGACGTTATCGATAACGGCAAGGGGCTGCCGCGCGAGAATCGTCAAAGGCTTCTCGAGCCCTATATGACGACACGCGAGAAGGGCACCGGGCTTGGTCTCGCTATCGTCAAGAAGATCGTGGAAGACCATGGCGGCCGTCTCGAATTGCACGACGCGCCAGCGGATTTCCATGGCGGCCGGGGCGCGATGATCTCGATCATCCTGCCCCCGGCGATGATCGTAGCCGCGCCGCCACGCGGTGAAGGTCGAAGCGAACACGAAAGAGAAACTGAAAAGGTCGGTAATGGCGTCTGA